CGAGAGTCGGACCCGGATCGCGCACTTGAAGAGCGAGCTGGACGGCTTGAAGGCCAAGCCGCCGCGCGAGATCCCGAAGGCCGTGGTGGTCCAGGACGGCGGCCCCGCGGGGACTCGCCACGCGGGGTTCCAGGACGCCAGGGTCTTCCTGCGAGGCAATCCCAAGCGTCCCGGCGCGACCGTCCCGCGCGGCTTCCCGCGAGTCCTGACGGGCGAGTATCGCCCGCCGATCGCCGAGGGGAGCGGCCGCCGCCAGCTCGCCGAATGGCTGACGAGCGCCGAGCATCCGCTGACGGCTCGCGTGATGGTCAACCGGATCTGGCAGCATCACTTCGGCGAGGGCCTGGTCCGCACCCCCAACGACTTCGGCACGCGCGGCGAACGGCCGACGCATCCGGAGCTGCTCGACGACCTCGCGGGCCGATTCGTCGCGTCCGGTTGGTCGATCAAGGCGATGCATCGCTTGATTATGCTCTCATCGACTTATCAGCAGGGCGTCCGCGGCGGCGACGGGCCGGCCGCCGCCGACCCGGAGAATCGCCTCTTCGGCCGGATGAATCGCCGCCGGCTCGACGCGGAAGCGATCCGCGACAGCCTGCTCGCGGCGGCCGGCGGCCTCGACGCCCGGCTCGGCGGGCCGGCGTTCCTCGAACTGAACGCGCCGCGACGGACTCTCTATCTCTCGGCCACCCGCACCGGCGGCGGGACGTCCGACTTCGGCCGCCTCTTCGACCGCGCCGACCCGGGCTCGATCGTCGACCGCCGCGACCAGTCGATCGTGGCCCCGCAGGCCCTGTTCTTCATGAACGACCCCTTCGTGGCCGACCAGGCGCGAGCCCTGGCGGCGCGACTGGCGCGAGAGGCGTCGGACGACGAGGCCCGGATCCGCCGCCTCTACGCCCTCACGCTGGGTCGGCCCCCGACCGGGGCCGAGGTCGACGTCGGCCGCGCCTTGCTCGCGCCGGAGCCGGGACTCGATCCCTGGGAGCGTTACGTCGCGGTCCTCCTCGGCAGCAACGAATTCCTCTATCTCGATTGACCGCGCCGTCGGCGGGGGAGTGGGACGATGGACGACGCCTTCTCGCTGAATCGCCGGCGGATGCTCCAGAAAGCGGGCGGCGGCTTCGGCGCGCTCGCCCTGGCGGCCATGCTGGCCGACGAGGCCCGCGCGGCCTCGCCAGCGACGCCCCTGTCGCCGCGCGAGCCGCACTTCCCCGCGCGGGCGAAACGGGTCATCTTCCTGTTCATGCCCGGCGGCCCGTCGCAGGTCGACACGTTCGACCCCAAGCCCCGGCTCGCCAAGGATCACGGCAAGCCGTCGCCGAAGCTCTACCAGGGTCAGGCCCGGAACATCCTCGCGTCGCCCTGGAAGTTCCACAGGCACGGCGAGTCGGGCCTCGAGGTCAGCGAGCTGTTCCCCCACGTCGGCGCCTGCGCCGATCGGCTCTGCGTCATCCGCTCGATGGTGGCCGACGACCCCAACCATCCCGGCGGCTGCCTCTTGATGAACACCGGCGAGCGGGTGGCGACGCGTCCCAGCCTGGGCTCGTGGATCTCCTACGGCCTGGGGACCGAGAACCAGAACCTGCCGGCCTTCCTCGCGATCGGGCCGGGGCCGCTGATCGAGGGGAGTCGCCAGTACGGATCGGCCTTCCTGCCCGCGGCGTATCAGGGGACGTTCGTCTCCGACCTGGACCGGCCGATCCGCAACCTGAAGAACGTCGCCGTCGGACTCGATCGCCAGCGCCGGGAACTGGACGCCCTGAAGCGGCTCAACACGATGCACCTCGAAGACCGCCGCGCCGAGGACGGCCGGCTGTCGGCCCGGATCGAGACCTTCGACCTGGCCTACCGGATGCAAATGGAGGCGCCCGAGGCGTTCGACCTCGGCGGCGAGTCGGAGGCGACCCGGCGACGATACGGGCTCGACCAGGAGGCGACCCGTGACTTCGGCCGGCAATGCCTGCTGGCCCGGAGGCTGAGCGAGCGCGGGGTGCGGTTCATCCAGCTCTACCACACGACGGGCGGCTTCCAGCCCTGGGATCAGCACAGCGACCTGAAGGGCGGCCACGCCAAGAACGCCCTGGCGACCGACCAGCCGATCGCCGCGCTCCTGCAGGACCTGCAATCGCGAGGTCTCCTGGACGAGACTCTGGTGATCTGGGGCGGCGAGTTCGGCAGGACCCCGGCGGCCCAGGGCCAGGACGGCCGCGACCACCACCCCGACGGCTTCACCATGTGGCTGGCGGGGGGCGGCGTCCGCGGCGGCATGGTCCACGGCGCGACCGACGAGTTCGGCTGGGACGCCGTCGAGGACCGCGTGCACGTCCACGACCTCCACGCGACCATCCTCCACCTCCTCGGCCTCGACCACGAGAGGTTGACCTACCGCTCCACCGGGCGGGACTATCGACTGACCGACGTCTACGGCAACGTGGTGAAGAAGATCCTCGCGTGAGCCTATCCCACCGGACCGGACCATGAGACGAACCGTCCCGCCCCTCGTCGCCGCCGCGTCCCTGGCGCTCGCCTCGCTCGGGGCCGCGTCCGGCGAGGAGGCCCCGGCCGTCTCCGCTCGATTCGCCGTCGAAGACGCCGAGCGACTGGCGAGGGAGGCCCGCGAGTCGGGCGACCCGGCGCGGGGGGCCCTCGTCTTCTTCCGGCCGTCGCTCCAGTGCGCCCAGTGCCACGCCGGCGACGTGAAGGGCAAGCCGCCGTCGCTCGGCCCCGACCTCGCCGCGATCGGCCGTCCGAAGTCGGATCGTCACGTCGTCGAGTCGATCCTCGCGCCTTCGAAGGAGATCCGGCCGGGATTCGAGCCCGTCGTCGTCGCCCGGCGCGACGGTACGGTGCTCACCGGGCTGCTCGCGGGCGAACGGCCCGAAGCCCTCCTGGTCCGCGACCCGGCACGCAACGGCGAGGTCGTCGTCGTCCCCCGCGAGGAGATCGAGGAACGCAAGGCGGGCGCGACGTCGGTGATGCCGGCGGGGCTCGTCGAGCAGCTCGCCGACCGCCGCGAGTTCCTCGACCTCGTGCGTTACGTCCTGGACATCGCCGAGAACGGCCCGGCCCGCGCGCTCGCGCTGCGGCCCCCCGAATCGGCGTTCGCCGCGCCGCCGCTCCCCGAGTACGAAAGGCGCGTCGACCACGCGGGCCTGATCGCCGGCCTCGGGCCGGAGAGTTATCGACGCGGCGAGGCCATCTACGACCGCGTCTGCGTCAACTGCCACGGCACGCCGGACCGGCCCGGGTCGCTGCCGAACTCGCTGCGGTTCGCCTCGGGCGCGTTCAAGAACGGCAAGGACCCGCTGAGCCTGTATCGGACCCTGACGCACGGCTTCGGCCAGATGACGCCGCAGTCGTGGATGGTCCCCGAGCAGAAGTACGACGTGATCCATTACATTCGCGAGGCTTATCTGAAGCCGCGCAATCCTTCGCAATACGTTCCCGCAGACCCGGTCTACATCGCCGGCCTGCCGAAAGGCGACACCCGCGGCCCGGCGGCGACGGCCGTCGAGCCCTGGCTGACGATGGATTACGGCCCGAGCCTCTCGCTGACCTGCGAGGTCGGCGACGACGGCTCCAACTTCGCCTACAAGGGGGTCGCGGTGCGGCTCGACGCCGGCCCCGGCGGCGTCTCGCGCGGGCGGGCCTGGGCCGCGTTCGAGCACGACACCCTCCGCCTCGCCGCGGGCTGGACCGGCGACGGCTTCATCGACTGGAACGGGATCAACTTCAACGGCCGCCACGAGGTCCACCCCCGCGTCGCCGGCGTCGTCCAGGTCGGCAACCCGTCCGGCCCGGGATGGGCCGACCCGGCGACCGGCTCGTTCGTCGACCCCCGGCTCCGGGGCCGCGACGGCCGCGCCTACGGCCCCCTGCCCCGCGCGTGGGCCCATTACCGCGGCCAGTACCGCCACGGCGACCGGGTCGTCCTCGCCTACACCGTCGGGACCACGGACGTCCTGGAAACGCCGAGCGCCGACCTGAACGGGCCGGAGCCCGTCTTCAGCCGCACCTTCAACCTCGGTCCCCGCGCGAAGCCGATGGTCCTGCAGGTCGCCCGCGGGGCGGCGGGGTTGATGCGCACCTTCCCTTCGGGCGATGGGGCCGAGGGCGCGGTCGCCTTCCTCGGGCCCGAGCCGGGACCGGCCCCGAATTCGCCTCCCGACGCCCCGCCGGTCCGCTTCGACGGCGGCACGCACGTCGAGATCGCGAAGACGACGGCCATCGACCTGTCGCGCGGCGACTTCACGATCGCCGCGCGGTTCCAGACGCGCGAGGGCGGCAGCCTGTTCGCCGAGACGGCCCCCGGCGAGCGGTGGGTCCCCGACGGCAGGACGCTCTGCGTCCGCGACGGCCGCCCGGTCTTCGACATCGGCTGGGTCGGCGCTCTCGAATCGGGGCGTGACGTCGACGACGGCGCGTGGCACGAGGTCGTCCTGACCTACGACCACGCGACCGGCCGGGCGATCCTCTTCGTCGACGGCGCCCGCGACGAGGCGAAGGAGCTGCCCCCGAAGGGAGCCCTCGCCGACCGCGTCGCCCGCATCGGCTACACGGCCCCGGACTTCCCCCAGCCGAAGTCCCACTTCGAGGGGCGGATCGCCGAGGTCCGGCTCTTCGGCAAGGCCCTCGCCCCCGACGAGGCCGCCGGGGCCATGACGACGGGAACGGACGACGCCCGGCTCGTCGCCTGCTGGAAGCCGGACGCAGCTCTGGGCGGCGAGGTCCGCGACGTGACGGGCCACGGCCACGACGGGCGGGTCGTCCGGGGCGACTCGCCGCGGCCTCTTGAAGCGGGCGTCCTGGCCGGCGTCTCGCCCCCCGTCGCGGGCGTCGCGTGGTCGAGCACGGCCGAGGGCGACCTCAGGCTGACGATCCCGGCCGGCCCCGAGCCCCTCCGGTTCACGCTCGCGACCGCCCGCGTCCCCAAAGCGGGAGACGCGAAGTCCCTGGCCTCGGCCCTCAAGGACGGCATCGCGACCGACCTGGCCGCGCTCACGCGGGGCGGGCCTTCACGTTGGCCCGTGGTCCTGGAGACGGCCGTCCAGCCCGGCCGCGACGACGGACCGTTCGCGATCGACGTCCTCACGCCGCCCGACGCCAACCCGTGGAACTGCCGGATGCGGGCCTCGGGCCTCGACTTCTTCCCGGGCGGGCGGGCCCTCGCCCTCTGCACCTGGGACGGCGACGTCTGGCGCGTCGACGGCCTGGACGACCCCGCCGGCCGCCTCAGGTGGAGGCGGTTCGCCTGCGGGCTGTTCCAGCCGCTCGGGCTGAAGGTCGTCGACGGCGTGGTCCACGTCTCGTGCCGCGACCAGATCGTCGCCCTCCGCGACCTCGACGGCGACGGCGAGGCCGACTATTACGAGAACATCAACAGCGACCATCAGGTCACCGACCACTTCCACGAATTCGCGATGGACCTGCAGACCGACGTGGAGGGAAGCTTCTACTACGCCAGGGCCGCGCGGCACGGCAAGACCGCCGTAGTGCCTCAGCACGGCACGCTCCTGAAGGTCGCCCGCGACGGCTCGCGCACCGAGATCCTCGCCACCGGCTTCCGCGCCCCCAACGGCGTCTGCCTCAACCCCGACGGCTCGTTCTTCTCGACCGACCAGGAAGGGTTCTGGCTCCCCAAGAACCGGATCAACCACGTCGTCCGCGGCGGCTTCTACGGCAACATGTGGGGCTTCCACGACGTCGCCGACCCGTCCGACTCGGCCATGGCGCCCCCGGTCTGCTGGATCGACAACGCGATGGACCGTTCGCCGGCCGAGCCCGTGTGGGTCGACTCGGCGAAGTGGGGCCCGCTGAAGGGGAGCCTGCTGAACCTCTCGTACGGCATGGGCAAGGTGTTCGTCGTCCCCCACGAGACGGTCGCCGGCGAGGTCCAGGGGGGCGTCTGCGAGCTTCCGGGCGCGTCGTTCCCGACCGGCGTGATGCGCGGGCGGTTCCACCCGGTCGACGGCCAGCTCTACGTCTGCGGGCTCTTCGCCTGGGCCGGCAACCGCGAGCAGCCCGGCGGGCTCTACCGCCTGCGTTACACCGGCAAGCCCGTCCACGTCCCGGTCGGCCTGCACGCCCGCCAGGGCCGGCTCGACCTCACGTTCAGCGGGCCCCTCGATCGCGAAACCGCCGTCGAGACCGCCCGGTTCTCCGTCTCGACCTGGACGCTCCGGCGCTCGGCGGAGTACGGCTCGAAGCATCACGACGAGCGGACGATCCCGGTCGACTCCGCGAGCCTCTCGGCCGACGCGAGGACGCTGTCGCTCCACATCCGCGACCTCGCGCCGAGCCAGTGCATGGAAGTCGTCTACGACCTCAAGGGCTCCGCCGGCGAGCCCGTCGCCGGCCGGCTCCAGAACACGATCCTCCGCCTGGGGGAGTGATCGTCGAAGCGGAGCGACGCCCGTGCTATGATCGCGGCCGGGCTTCCGACGCACGCCGGGGCGAGTACGATCGAGGGGGGGACGATGGACGGACCAAGCCGACGCGGGCTGATTCGATCGGCAGGAGGACTCCTGGCCGCGCCGATGATCGAAAACCTGGCGCGAGGCGGACAAGACGCCCGCGGCCCGAAGCCGCCGCGCATCAAGGTCGGCCAGATCGGCGTGGGCCACGCGCACGCCGAGAAGCTGGCGGTGTTCCGTCGATCCGACGACTACGAGGTCGTCGGCGTCGTCGAGCCCGACGACCGGCTGCGCGAGAAGGCCGCGTCGAGCGACGTCTACCGGGGCGTCCCCTGGATGACCCGCGAACAACTGCTCGCCACGCCCGGCCTTCAGGCCGTGCTCGTCGAGACCCGCGTCCGCGACCTGCTCGACGCGGCCGAGGCCTGCGTGGCCGCCGGGGTCCACGTCCACCTCGACAAGCCGGCCGGCGAGTCGCTGCCGCAGTATCGCCGCATCCTGGAGGCCGCGACGAAGAAGAATCTCTGGGTCCAGATGGGTTACATGTACCGCTACAACCCCGGCGTGAGGCTGCTCCGCGACGTGCTCAAGCGCGGCTGGCTGGGCGAGGTCTTCGAGGTCCAGGCGGTCATGAGCAAGGTCGTCGACCCGGTCGGCCGGGCCGCCTTCGCCGAGTACCCCGGCGGCACCATGTTCGAGCTGGGCTGCCACGTCATCGACCTGGTCGTGGGCGTCCTGGGGGCCCCGGCGAAGGTCACGCCCTACATCCGCCACTCCTCGAAGCAGGCCGACGGCCTCCTCGACAACATGCTCGCCGTCTTCGAATACCCCCACGCGACCGCCACCGTGCGATCGACAGCCCTGGAAGTCGAGGGCTTCGAACGCCGCCACCTCACCGTCTGCGGCACCGAGGGGACGTTCCACATCCAGCCCCTCGACGACCCCTCCGTCCGCCTCGCCCTCTCGGCCCCCCGCGGCCCGTCCAAGAAGGGCTACCAGGACGTCGCCATGCCCCGATACACCCGCTACGTCGACGACGCCGCCGACCTCGCCCGCGTCATCCGCGGCGAGAAGCCGATCGACTTCCGTCCTGAGCACGACCTCGCCGTCCAGACCGCCGTGCTCCAGGCCAGCGGCCGGCCCCTCGACGCCTGAGCGGACCGTTGCCGAACGGGCCGCCGGCCGGTATGGTTGAGGCCGCCCCCCGTGTTCAACAATCGTTGCACCGGCGTCGAAGTTGGCCCTGATCCCCGGTCGGGGATCGCGTGCGAAGGTCGGCGGCGATCGCGGTTGCGACGGCGATTCGGGGTGTGGCTGGAGGCGTTTCGATGGACGCGTCGCATCGCGGCTCGCACCCGAGGGTCACCCGGCGGACGGCCGTGCAGGCCGGGGCCCTGGGGCTGATGGGGCTGGGGATGAACCACATGGAGGCGCTGCGCGCGGCGACGCCTCCGGACGGGGCGACGGGCGGCACGGCGAAGTCGTGTGTTTATATCTTCCTCTCGGGCGGGCTGTCTCAGCACGAGAGCTTCGACATGAAGCCCGACGCCCCCGAGGGGATCCGCGGCGAGTTCAAGCCGATCGCCACGGAGACGCCGGGGGTGCAGGTCTGCGAGCACCTCCCTGGTCTCGCGCGACGCAGCCGGCAGTGGGCCGTGGTGCGGTCGCTGACGCACGCGACGAACGACCACACGCTCGGGCATTACCTGATGCTGACGGGCCGCAGCAAGCCCGACCCCGACTACCGGGGCGACCGCCAGCCGCGCTCGACCGACTGGCCGTCGATCGCCTCGGTCGTCGGCGACGCGACGGCCGGCCGGGGCCACAACCTGCCGCCGGCGATCGTGGTGCCCGACCGCCTGGTCCACTGGTCGGGAGGCGCGATCCCCGGGGCGTACGGCGGGCAGATGGGCTCGCGCCGCGACCCCTTCTTCATCGAGGCCTCGCCTTATGGGAACCCCTTCTGGAAGGGGGCCTATCCCGAATACAGCTTCCCGAACGAGTCGATCAAGCCGCCGACGAGCCCCGACGAGCGCGTCTTCCAGGCCCCGAGCCTGACGCTCTCGCCCGGGATGACCCTGGACCGCCTGGCCCACCGCACCGAGCTGCTGGGCGAGCTGGACCGCCAGCGCGGCCTGCTCGAAGCCACGGCGACCGCCGCGCGTTTCGACCGCCATCGCCAGTCGGCCGTCTCGCTCCTGGCCTCGCCCGAGATCCGCCGCGCCTTCGACGTGACCCGGGCCGACGACGCGACGCAGGACCGCTACGGCCGCAACAGCTTCGGCTGGACCCTGCTGATGGCGTTTCGGCTCGTCGAGGCCGGGGTCTCGCTGGTCCAGGTCAACCTCGGCAGCAACGAGACCTGGGACACCCACGGCGACATCTTCCCCCGGCTCAAGGACAAGCTGCTGCCCCCGACCGACCGGGCGCTCGGCGCCCTGCTCGACGACCTGGAGGCGACGGGCCTGCTCGACTCCACCCTGGTCGTCATGGGGAGCGAGTTCGGGCGGACCCCCAAGCTGTCGACGCTCCCCGAGTCGTACAAGTTCGCCGGCCGCGACCACTGGGGGGCGGTGCAGAGCGTCTGGTTCGCCGGCGGCGGCGTCCGCGGCGGCACGGTCGTCGGCGCTTCCGACAAGATCGGGGCTTACCCGACGGCCACCCCGCAAACGCCCGAGAACCTGGCGGCGACCATCTACAAGGCGCTCGGCATCCCCGACACCGCGAGTTGGCGCGACGACCTGGACCGTCCCCACCTGATCTATCAAGGTTCGCCGATCCCCGGATTGATCTGAGGGATTCGGCGCGCGAACGCCTCTCCCCGCTGGACCGGAGTCGAGATCATGCTCAACATCCAGGGCCGTCCGCGACGCGTCTGCGACGGGCTCACCCGGCGCGACGTGCTGCGGGCCGGCGGCGCGGGGCTACTGGGGACGAGCCTGTCGACGCTCCTCGCCGCCGAGGAGGCCGGCCGCGTCGCCGGGCCTCGGGCGAAGTCGGTCCTCTTCCTCTTCCTGTTCGGCGGGCCGAGCCAGCTCGAGACCTTCGACCTGAAGCCCGACGCCGCCAGCGGGATCCGCGGGCCCTACCGGCCGATCGCCTCGCGGACGCCGGGATTGCAGATCTGCGAGCACCTCCCCCGGCTCGCCGAGCTGTCCGACCGGTTCGCCGTGATCCGGACGATGACGCACCGCAGCAACGACCACAACGCCTGCCATTACATCCAGACCGGCCACCCCCTGCCGCAGGCCCAGCGCGGCGCGGCGGGGGTCGACGCCACCGGCCAGGACTGGCCCGCGATGGGCTCGGTCGTCGAGTACCTCGACCGCCTCGGCGACGCCGACAGGCCGGAAGACCAACGCCGCGACTTCCCGAGCTACGTGTACCTGCCCAACCCCCTCGGGCACATCCAGGGCTACGATCGCGCGGGGGGCTACGCGGGCTGGCTGGGCGGCACCTACGACGCCCTCGCCACCCACATCGCCAAGCGAGGGCCGGACGACAACCCCTACTTCCGCGACTGCGACGACGAGGAGCTGGACTTCCGCATCCAGGGGCTCGACGGCCCCGCCCTGATGACGCTCGACCGCACCCGCCGCCGGGTCGGCCTGCTCGATCAGTTCGACGCGGCGCGGGCTCGCCTCGACCAGGCCCAGTCGACGCGCGAATTCGGCCGGCTGCAAGCTCGCGCCGTTCGGCTGATGACCTCGACGGCCATGCGGTCGGCGTTCGACATCCGCCAGGAACCCGAGCGGATCCGCGACCGCTACGGCCGGCACCTGTTCGGCCAATCGGCGCTGATGGGGAGGCGGATGATCGAGGCCGGCGCCCGGTTCGTCACGGTCGTCTGGGACTGCCCCGACGGCTACAGCTGGGACAGCCACACCGGCTCGCACGACGTCGGCCGGCACCTGCTCCCCGGCCTCGACCAGACCCTCTCCGCCCTGATCGAAGATATGAACGCGCGCGGACTTCTGGATGAAACCCTGATCGTCTGCCTGGGCGAGATGGGCCGCACGCCCCGCCCCGACACCTCGACGTGGGGCCGCGGCCACTGGAGCCACTGCTTCCCCGCCGTGCTCGCCGGGGCCGGAATCCGCGGCGGCGTCGCCTACGGCCGATCCGACAAGGACGCGGCCTATCCGTCCGATCACCCGGTCTCCCCCGAAGACCTCGCCGCCACCGTCTTCCACGCCCTGGGGATCGCCCCCGACGACCGCGTTTCGGACCCGCTGGGCCGTCCGGTCGCCGTGATGGACGGCGGTCGGCCGCTCGTGGAGTTGTTCGGCTGACGCTCAGGCTCCTTTCCTCTCCCGCCACGCAGGACTCTTCCCGATGACATCGCAGCACGACGAGGTACGAGCCGGCCGAGGACCAACGTTCAGGCTCGCGCTCCACGCCTTGAGGACCGCCTGCGTCGGGGCGTCGCTCCTGGCCGCGGGCGTCGCGACCGCCGACGAGCCCGCGAAGCCGGAGTGGAAGTACTCGGCCGAGCTGATGCGGCCATTCTGGAAGGGCGAGGTGATCGACGCCGAGTCGGTCCTGTTCATCAAGGACGACAAGACCGGCGAGGCGCGGGCCTCGGTCCTCATGCCGATCCGCAAGATGCGAGCCGTCCGGAATGCGGCGGGCGACGTCACGTACGAGGAGGGCCGGGACTACGCCTGGAAGCCGGGCTACCGCGAGATCACGCTGCCGCCGGGCTCGCGGATCGTCGCCTCGCCTCCCTCGGCGCTGCGGCGGGCTCCGAAGACCCAGATGTTCGAGCTGACCCATCGCGACGGCGGCGGCGAGATCCTCTTCGGGGCGAAGCTCGAATACCACGCGCTGCAGACGAGCGTCACGTATGAGCACGAGCCGGACCTGTGGCCCGCGCCCGTCCCGACGTTCGACTCGAAGGCGTCGCCCCGCACGGTCGCGAAGCTGAAAGGTCGTCAGCCCGTGTCGATCGTGGTGCTGGGCGACAGCATCTCCACCGGCTGCAACGCCTCCGGCTGGGCCGACGGGGCCCCGTTCCAGCCGGCGTATCCCGAGCTGGTCCGTCGCCACCTCCAGGAGGTCTACCACGACGAAGTGCGGCTCACGAACCTCTCGGTCGGCGGGATGGACACG
The DNA window shown above is from Paludisphaera mucosa and carries:
- a CDS encoding DUF1501 domain-containing protein — translated: MDDAFSLNRRRMLQKAGGGFGALALAAMLADEARAASPATPLSPREPHFPARAKRVIFLFMPGGPSQVDTFDPKPRLAKDHGKPSPKLYQGQARNILASPWKFHRHGESGLEVSELFPHVGACADRLCVIRSMVADDPNHPGGCLLMNTGERVATRPSLGSWISYGLGTENQNLPAFLAIGPGPLIEGSRQYGSAFLPAAYQGTFVSDLDRPIRNLKNVAVGLDRQRRELDALKRLNTMHLEDRRAEDGRLSARIETFDLAYRMQMEAPEAFDLGGESEATRRRYGLDQEATRDFGRQCLLARRLSERGVRFIQLYHTTGGFQPWDQHSDLKGGHAKNALATDQPIAALLQDLQSRGLLDETLVIWGGEFGRTPAAQGQDGRDHHPDGFTMWLAGGGVRGGMVHGATDEFGWDAVEDRVHVHDLHATILHLLGLDHERLTYRSTGRDYRLTDVYGNVVKKILA
- a CDS encoding DUF6797 domain-containing protein, which produces MRRTVPPLVAAASLALASLGAASGEEAPAVSARFAVEDAERLAREARESGDPARGALVFFRPSLQCAQCHAGDVKGKPPSLGPDLAAIGRPKSDRHVVESILAPSKEIRPGFEPVVVARRDGTVLTGLLAGERPEALLVRDPARNGEVVVVPREEIEERKAGATSVMPAGLVEQLADRREFLDLVRYVLDIAENGPARALALRPPESAFAAPPLPEYERRVDHAGLIAGLGPESYRRGEAIYDRVCVNCHGTPDRPGSLPNSLRFASGAFKNGKDPLSLYRTLTHGFGQMTPQSWMVPEQKYDVIHYIREAYLKPRNPSQYVPADPVYIAGLPKGDTRGPAATAVEPWLTMDYGPSLSLTCEVGDDGSNFAYKGVAVRLDAGPGGVSRGRAWAAFEHDTLRLAAGWTGDGFIDWNGINFNGRHEVHPRVAGVVQVGNPSGPGWADPATGSFVDPRLRGRDGRAYGPLPRAWAHYRGQYRHGDRVVLAYTVGTTDVLETPSADLNGPEPVFSRTFNLGPRAKPMVLQVARGAAGLMRTFPSGDGAEGAVAFLGPEPGPAPNSPPDAPPVRFDGGTHVEIAKTTAIDLSRGDFTIAARFQTREGGSLFAETAPGERWVPDGRTLCVRDGRPVFDIGWVGALESGRDVDDGAWHEVVLTYDHATGRAILFVDGARDEAKELPPKGALADRVARIGYTAPDFPQPKSHFEGRIAEVRLFGKALAPDEAAGAMTTGTDDARLVACWKPDAALGGEVRDVTGHGHDGRVVRGDSPRPLEAGVLAGVSPPVAGVAWSSTAEGDLRLTIPAGPEPLRFTLATARVPKAGDAKSLASALKDGIATDLAALTRGGPSRWPVVLETAVQPGRDDGPFAIDVLTPPDANPWNCRMRASGLDFFPGGRALALCTWDGDVWRVDGLDDPAGRLRWRRFACGLFQPLGLKVVDGVVHVSCRDQIVALRDLDGDGEADYYENINSDHQVTDHFHEFAMDLQTDVEGSFYYARAARHGKTAVVPQHGTLLKVARDGSRTEILATGFRAPNGVCLNPDGSFFSTDQEGFWLPKNRINHVVRGGFYGNMWGFHDVADPSDSAMAPPVCWIDNAMDRSPAEPVWVDSAKWGPLKGSLLNLSYGMGKVFVVPHETVAGEVQGGVCELPGASFPTGVMRGRFHPVDGQLYVCGLFAWAGNREQPGGLYRLRYTGKPVHVPVGLHARQGRLDLTFSGPLDRETAVETARFSVSTWTLRRSAEYGSKHHDERTIPVDSASLSADARTLSLHIRDLAPSQCMEVVYDLKGSAGEPVAGRLQNTILRLGE
- a CDS encoding Gfo/Idh/MocA family protein, which encodes MIENLARGGQDARGPKPPRIKVGQIGVGHAHAEKLAVFRRSDDYEVVGVVEPDDRLREKAASSDVYRGVPWMTREQLLATPGLQAVLVETRVRDLLDAAEACVAAGVHVHLDKPAGESLPQYRRILEAATKKNLWVQMGYMYRYNPGVRLLRDVLKRGWLGEVFEVQAVMSKVVDPVGRAAFAEYPGGTMFELGCHVIDLVVGVLGAPAKVTPYIRHSSKQADGLLDNMLAVFEYPHATATVRSTALEVEGFERRHLTVCGTEGTFHIQPLDDPSVRLALSAPRGPSKKGYQDVAMPRYTRYVDDAADLARVIRGEKPIDFRPEHDLAVQTAVLQASGRPLDA
- a CDS encoding DUF1501 domain-containing protein; this encodes MDASHRGSHPRVTRRTAVQAGALGLMGLGMNHMEALRAATPPDGATGGTAKSCVYIFLSGGLSQHESFDMKPDAPEGIRGEFKPIATETPGVQVCEHLPGLARRSRQWAVVRSLTHATNDHTLGHYLMLTGRSKPDPDYRGDRQPRSTDWPSIASVVGDATAGRGHNLPPAIVVPDRLVHWSGGAIPGAYGGQMGSRRDPFFIEASPYGNPFWKGAYPEYSFPNESIKPPTSPDERVFQAPSLTLSPGMTLDRLAHRTELLGELDRQRGLLEATATAARFDRHRQSAVSLLASPEIRRAFDVTRADDATQDRYGRNSFGWTLLMAFRLVEAGVSLVQVNLGSNETWDTHGDIFPRLKDKLLPPTDRALGALLDDLEATGLLDSTLVVMGSEFGRTPKLSTLPESYKFAGRDHWGAVQSVWFAGGGVRGGTVVGASDKIGAYPTATPQTPENLAATIYKALGIPDTASWRDDLDRPHLIYQGSPIPGLI
- a CDS encoding DUF1501 domain-containing protein, which codes for MLNIQGRPRRVCDGLTRRDVLRAGGAGLLGTSLSTLLAAEEAGRVAGPRAKSVLFLFLFGGPSQLETFDLKPDAASGIRGPYRPIASRTPGLQICEHLPRLAELSDRFAVIRTMTHRSNDHNACHYIQTGHPLPQAQRGAAGVDATGQDWPAMGSVVEYLDRLGDADRPEDQRRDFPSYVYLPNPLGHIQGYDRAGGYAGWLGGTYDALATHIAKRGPDDNPYFRDCDDEELDFRIQGLDGPALMTLDRTRRRVGLLDQFDAARARLDQAQSTREFGRLQARAVRLMTSTAMRSAFDIRQEPERIRDRYGRHLFGQSALMGRRMIEAGARFVTVVWDCPDGYSWDSHTGSHDVGRHLLPGLDQTLSALIEDMNARGLLDETLIVCLGEMGRTPRPDTSTWGRGHWSHCFPAVLAGAGIRGGVAYGRSDKDAAYPSDHPVSPEDLAATVFHALGIAPDDRVSDPLGRPVAVMDGGRPLVELFG
- a CDS encoding SGNH/GDSL hydrolase family protein yields the protein MTSQHDEVRAGRGPTFRLALHALRTACVGASLLAAGVATADEPAKPEWKYSAELMRPFWKGEVIDAESVLFIKDDKTGEARASVLMPIRKMRAVRNAAGDVTYEEGRDYAWKPGYREITLPPGSRIVASPPSALRRAPKTQMFELTHRDGGGEILFGAKLEYHALQTSVTYEHEPDLWPAPVPTFDSKASPRTVAKLKGRQPVSIVVLGDSISTGCNASGWADGAPFQPAYPELVRRHLQEVYHDEVRLTNLSVGGMDTGWALTMIDKVVEPRPDLVVVAFGMNDSAGRSAPDYRKNTETVVAGVRERLPDAEFILVASMVGNPAWTRLRHERFAEYRDALLELRKPGVAVADVTSAWARFLELKQDWDQTGNGVNHPNDFGHRVYAQIIAALLVPDADPPSRTP